The Gammaproteobacteria bacterium genome contains the following window.
TATGCTTGATGCTTAAGCCTATAACTCTAACCAAAACCGCTGTTTAGGTACTTGCAGGCACAATCGGGAAACAGTGCCGCAAAGACTCATAATCCCTTGGTCCCAGGTTCGAGTCCTGGCGGGCCCACCAAAAATCAACGACTCAGCGGACGTAGCTTCCCGCTAATATTTGGCCGGCCAAGCGTTGGCGGTCACCACCAAAAGAGAGCTTATGCGCCAGGCAACTGGCAGCGCGCGCGAGTTCATTCAAGGAACTCGATCGGCGATCGAGTCCAGGCCGCGACGAGGCCGGCCCTTGCCATCTCCCCGCCCTGCCGGTTGCATATCCCGCTTACTTATTTTCGGGTAACGCGATCTCGATTACTTCAAGTTTCACGTCGCCCACCGGACGCCGCCATGTGACTTCATCCGCCTCGCGCGCACCAAGCAAGGCGTTTCCCAAAGGCGAAACCCAGCTGATGAGACCTTGCGCCACATCGGCTTCATCTTCACCCACCAACGTGTAAGCGATCTCCTCGCCATCCGGCGTCGCTACGGTGACGCGGGCACCAAAAGTCACCTGTTCTGGCGCCTGCGCGGGCACAGGCACGCGTCTGGCCGACTCGATACGCGCAGCGTAGTAAACCAGATCACGCTCGACCTCAGCCAGCCGATCTCGCGCGGTTATCTCGTTGTGCGCCTTGAGCACGGATCGCTCCGCCGCCAGCTCCGCAAGGCGCGTTTCCAGCATCTTGAACCCGCGCGGCGTAACATAGTTTGTATCGGTACTGATCGGGCGCTCGGGCGGCGCAGCGTTGTCGGCGACAAGATCTTCATTGACAAAGGCCCGGCTCATATCAACCTCCTGTTGATTGGTGAAACAAACATTGCGCTTGATAGCGGCGTGATTCGACGCTTCAACAGATACCCCACACTTCCAGTTTAGCGCGTTGCGTCGTTAACACCCAGACGCTGGAGCCGAACCGTCGCAAGCGCGTCCAGCAGGTTGTCAACTTGCGCGTCCGTGTGCGTCGCCGACAACGTTATGCGTAGCCTTGCTGTTCCCTTCGGCACGGTGGGTGGGCGAATGGCGGTGACGAGTATGCCTTGCTCCAACAGCGCATCGCCGATGATCGTGGCGCGTGCCGCATCGCCTATCAACAAGGGCTGGATCGGAGTTTCGGACTTGACCAGCGGCAAATCCAGCGCCGCCGCGCCGGTACGGAACCGGTTCACCAACTCGCACAACCGTTCCCGGCGCCACGAGTCGCGCTGCGCGATGCGCAGCGCCGTGCGCGTCGCCTCGGCTATCGCGGGCGGCGGGGCCGTTGTGTAGATATACGTGCGCGCCGCTTGAATAAGCGTCTCGATCAGTTCCTCGCTACCGGCTACGAACGCGCCAAAAGTGCCAAACGCCTTGCCCAGCGTACCCATCAATATCGATACCCGAGAGATGTCGATGCCGCAGTGCTCCAGCGAGCCGCGGCCGCTTGCGCCCAGCACGCCGAGCCCGTGAGCATCATCGACCATCAGCCATGCATCGTGTTGCATAGCGACCTTGCCAAGTTCGGCAAGTGGCGCGATGTCGCCGTCCATGCTGAAGACGCCGTCGGTCACGATCAGCTTTTCGCCCTGCTCACGGGTTGCAAGTCTGCGGCTTAGATTCGGAATGTCGCGATGCGGATAGCGCATCAGACGCGCCCCGGACAACAGACCGGCATCGATCAGGGAAGCGTGATTGAGTCGGTCTTCGAGCACACTGTCGCCGCGACTGACGAGCGCTGAGATCACACCAAGGTTCGCCATATAACCGGTCGAGAACAGCAATGCGCGCGCCCGGCCTGTGAACGCGGCAAGTTCTTCCTCCAGCACGTGATGGACGCGGGTATGACCGTTAATTAGATGCGCTGCGCCGCTTCCGACGCCGTATTTATCGGCTGCCTTTTTAAATGCCGCGACAACGTTGGGATGGTTCGCCAGCCCCAGATAATCGTTGCTGCAGAACGAAATCAAGCGCCTGCCATCGATGATCCGCTCCGGGCCTTGCGGCCCTTCGGCGATGCGACGGGCACGATAAAGCCCAGCGGCACGGCGTCGCTCAAGTGGGATGCGCAATTCTTTCATGCAAATTTTTTGCGCTATTGACAAAAGACGTCTGGACGTCCAGGATTCCTGCATGGCAAAAAGTCACGCAAGATGTTCACCGGGGCAGGTTCGCGATGCCATTTTTCATGTATTGGCCGATGCTACGAAGGCATTGTCCGTAAAAGAAGTCGAGCAACAGGTTCAGCAAATCATCGGCCCCACGCCAAGTTCCTCTATCAGATCATATCTCAGACTGAACACGCCCGATCTTTTCGTGCGTGAGGATAGAGGGGTGTACCGCTTGCAAAAAAGCGCCGCGACGCGCATTCAGAACGACCTACCTTCATTTGAGCCAGAGGAGCCGCCCTGCACGCTTGGCGATGTCACCCTGTTCCACGCCGATTGCTTTCAATGGCTTGAACAGCAGCCCGCGAATTCTTTTCACGCGGTTATCACCGATCCGCCTTACGGCTTGCACGAATATACCCCGGAACAACAAGCGAAACTGCGGGTGGGTAAAGGCGGCGTATGGAGGATTCCGCCCGCCTTTGATGGCCACAAGCGCTCCCCATTACCTCGATTTACGACTTTAACCGTAAACCAGATCGAGGAATTGCGTGATTTTTTTCTACTGTGGACGCGGTCGCTGTTACCGAAGCTTGTGCCGGGCGCCCATGTGATCGTTGCGTCCAATCCGTTGCTTTCGCACGTTGTGGCTTGGGCGCTGGCTGCGGGCGGTCTTGAACGGCGTGGCGAAATCATTCGCCTGACCATGACCATGCGCGGCGGCGATCGTCCGAAAGCCGCACACGACGAATTTCCAGAAGTAAGCGTACTTCCACGGTCAATGTGGGAGCCTTGGCTTACATTCCGCAAGCCAATAGAAGGACGGGTTCAGGACAATTTGAGGAAATGGAAAACCGGCGGCTTTCGGCGGCCATCGCACGCCAAGCCGTTTGGCGACGTTATTCCCTCCGCACCGACTCGAAGCCTGGAGCGGGGACTTGCGCCGCATCCAAGCCTCAAGCCTCAGGCGTTTCTGCGCGAAGTAGTCCGCGCGTCCCTGCCGCTGGGAGAAGGAGTCGTACTGGATCCCTTTGCTGGCGCGGGGTCCACCCTCGCCGCATGCCTGGCAGTCGGCTACTCTGGGGTAGGTGTAGAAAAAGACGCTCACTACTTCAAAATGGCGTGTGAGTCCATTCCAAAGCTTGCCGCTTACAACGGAAACGGCTCTGTTAACGCTTGTATAGCCAGGTCTCTCGAAGTTTTCTAATTCCTTCTTTGTGTAGTGTTGCGGTTCTGGTGCCGAGTTCGCTGCGAGCGTTCTTGCGAAAATCCTCCGTAGTCACCCGCCCCAAATAAACTT
Protein-coding sequences here:
- a CDS encoding GreA/GreB family elongation factor, which codes for MSRAFVNEDLVADNAAPPERPISTDTNYVTPRGFKMLETRLAELAAERSVLKAHNEITARDRLAEVERDLVYYAARIESARRVPVPAQAPEQVTFGARVTVATPDGEEIAYTLVGEDEADVAQGLISWVSPLGNALLGAREADEVTWRRPVGDVKLEVIEIALPENK
- a CDS encoding site-specific DNA-methyltransferase; this translates as MAKSHARCSPGQVRDAIFHVLADATKALSVKEVEQQVQQIIGPTPSSSIRSYLRLNTPDLFVREDRGVYRLQKSAATRIQNDLPSFEPEEPPCTLGDVTLFHADCFQWLEQQPANSFHAVITDPPYGLHEYTPEQQAKLRVGKGGVWRIPPAFDGHKRSPLPRFTTLTVNQIEELRDFFLLWTRSLLPKLVPGAHVIVASNPLLSHVVAWALAAGGLERRGEIIRLTMTMRGGDRPKAAHDEFPEVSVLPRSMWEPWLTFRKPIEGRVQDNLRKWKTGGFRRPSHAKPFGDVIPSAPTRSLERGLAPHPSLKPQAFLREVVRASLPLGEGVVLDPFAGAGSTLAACLAVGYSGVGVEKDAHYFKMACESIPKLAAYNGNGSVNACIARSLEVF
- the bioF gene encoding 8-amino-7-oxononanoate synthase, giving the protein MKELRIPLERRRAAGLYRARRIAEGPQGPERIIDGRRLISFCSNDYLGLANHPNVVAAFKKAADKYGVGSGAAHLINGHTRVHHVLEEELAAFTGRARALLFSTGYMANLGVISALVSRGDSVLEDRLNHASLIDAGLLSGARLMRYPHRDIPNLSRRLATREQGEKLIVTDGVFSMDGDIAPLAELGKVAMQHDAWLMVDDAHGLGVLGASGRGSLEHCGIDISRVSILMGTLGKAFGTFGAFVAGSEELIETLIQAARTYIYTTAPPPAIAEATRTALRIAQRDSWRRERLCELVNRFRTGAAALDLPLVKSETPIQPLLIGDAARATIIGDALLEQGILVTAIRPPTVPKGTARLRITLSATHTDAQVDNLLDALATVRLQRLGVNDATR